A single genomic interval of Aureliella helgolandensis harbors:
- a CDS encoding aldehyde dehydrogenase family protein → MLTLNALRWGKPYKSLETQEVVHFDTGEPIASIGQVNGGMLQLDMKHTARARAVLRAIAPSELLTRCKKAAELFETATLPMGDGTQSVDEFIHQQSASTGLPEHMCRGNMKKNSFVLANMEQILDSLTRGLDLNILTRGYGDEGRGVTVSYQVQTPVLGAVLPNNSPGVHTLWLPAVALQIGLMLKPGSQEPWTPYRMVAAFIEAGIPAEAFALYPGGHDVGQALLSRSPRSMVFGSAQTVEQYAGNPRVQAHGPGFSKIIFGDDCVDRWEDYLDVMVESVFSNSGRSCINCSGIWASRHTEKIAAALAERLGPTAVLPPQDDQAGLAAFTNAKMATGTWAMVQQDLAESGVTDLTAQFGDRLVEKERCAYLKPVVATADSPDRAIASKEYMFPFVSVVKCDQKQLLKKIGPTLVGTLITEDGELIDQFTESTSVDRLNIGPIPTNRLNWLQPHEGNLTEFLFRSRAYQTAPASPQ, encoded by the coding sequence GTGTTGACTTTGAATGCCTTGCGTTGGGGGAAGCCTTACAAGTCCCTCGAAACTCAGGAAGTGGTTCACTTCGATACTGGCGAGCCGATCGCCAGCATTGGTCAAGTCAACGGCGGCATGCTGCAGCTTGACATGAAACACACCGCGCGTGCTCGTGCAGTGCTGCGCGCGATCGCTCCGTCAGAGTTGCTGACGCGATGCAAAAAAGCAGCAGAGCTATTCGAAACTGCAACGCTCCCCATGGGAGATGGCACACAATCGGTCGACGAGTTCATCCACCAACAATCTGCGAGCACCGGACTGCCGGAGCACATGTGTCGCGGCAACATGAAGAAGAACTCCTTCGTGCTGGCTAACATGGAGCAGATCCTCGACTCGCTGACCCGCGGACTCGATCTGAACATTCTGACGCGTGGATATGGCGACGAAGGACGCGGGGTCACCGTCAGCTATCAAGTACAAACACCGGTGTTGGGCGCTGTGCTGCCCAACAACTCCCCCGGCGTGCATACCTTGTGGCTGCCTGCAGTGGCCCTGCAAATTGGACTGATGCTTAAGCCGGGTAGCCAAGAGCCTTGGACCCCCTATCGCATGGTCGCCGCATTCATTGAAGCCGGCATTCCAGCAGAAGCCTTCGCTCTCTACCCCGGTGGACACGATGTGGGCCAAGCCCTTCTCAGCCGATCGCCACGGTCCATGGTCTTCGGCAGCGCCCAAACGGTGGAACAGTACGCGGGGAATCCTCGGGTCCAAGCGCATGGCCCCGGTTTCTCGAAAATCATCTTTGGTGACGACTGCGTAGATCGCTGGGAAGACTACCTCGATGTCATGGTCGAAAGCGTCTTTTCCAACAGTGGCCGCAGCTGCATCAACTGCTCGGGAATCTGGGCTTCGCGGCATACCGAAAAGATCGCTGCCGCTCTAGCCGAGCGCCTTGGCCCAACCGCGGTCCTGCCTCCCCAAGACGATCAAGCTGGCCTAGCGGCTTTCACCAACGCTAAGATGGCTACCGGAACCTGGGCCATGGTCCAACAAGACCTCGCCGAGAGCGGAGTGACCGACCTCACCGCACAATTTGGAGATCGACTGGTGGAAAAGGAACGTTGCGCCTACCTGAAGCCCGTGGTGGCCACGGCGGACAGTCCAGATCGTGCGATCGCCAGCAAGGAATACATGTTCCCCTTCGTCAGCGTCGTGAAGTGCGATCAGAAACAACTACTGAAGAAGATCGGCCCCACCCTGGTCGGTACCCTGATTACTGAAGATGGAGAACTGATCGACCAGTTTACTGAGAGCACGAGCGTCGATCGGCTCAACATCGGCCCCATCCCCACCAATAGGCTAAATTGGCTCCAGCCTCACGAGGGAAACCTAACGGAATTCCTATTCCGCTCCAGGGCCTACCAAACCGCCCCTGCCAGCCCGCAATAG
- the lnt gene encoding apolipoprotein N-acyltransferase, which translates to MARKPRTKRATPSEKPAAATGQPASDWRSVLWPSLASAVALWAAFPPVGLSLLAWLAPMGWLVVADRKPPISRRGYTALWLSGCLFWLATLQGIRLAYWPLYFGWLALSLYLACYIPLFVGMTRLLRQQLRLPLLLAAPTSWVGLELFRSLFMTGFAVNLLAHTEARHPLTIQITDQIGVYGLSWIMMAVAVAAYQLAVYLLDRQRLRKRLANRESTLSQATAQRPFPVAALGLASGLVMTTLAYGGWRLRQADQLAQSPPLLNVLLVQENTPTQFDADRSMYRQAWNRYLELTRKLANEHRSTGVEIALVVWPESTFTGGDTPWISPNLPQELPEAMAQGAPELVLRQIEAIQEAFFTKIGMVLAAARGQTFRLRPDEATRQQSPHLLVGGDAIVINDQEQRDYNAAIFIGPDGRVLGHYAKMQLVMFGEYIPWGAAMEWLRQLYPLRTQPGEDARSFQIGEVRFAPNICFESTLPQLVAWQIGTLRARGEAPDVLINVTNDSWFRGSSILDHHLACSTLIAVENHLPMLVAANTGISAHIDGSGRILQATDRLVADGILASPRRDGRWGLVQAAGQLVGWICLIFVGVALVPPCWRALTRRFASQFPNSPVQIRR; encoded by the coding sequence ATGGCAAGGAAGCCCCGCACCAAACGCGCCACCCCATCCGAAAAACCGGCGGCTGCAACAGGCCAACCGGCATCCGACTGGCGCAGCGTGCTGTGGCCCTCGCTCGCCAGTGCGGTGGCTCTGTGGGCAGCCTTTCCGCCAGTTGGCCTGAGTCTCCTGGCCTGGCTGGCACCAATGGGATGGCTGGTCGTAGCCGATCGCAAGCCCCCCATTTCACGGCGGGGTTACACGGCACTTTGGCTCAGCGGCTGCCTCTTTTGGCTGGCAACGCTCCAAGGCATCCGCCTCGCTTATTGGCCACTCTACTTCGGTTGGCTAGCCCTGTCCCTGTACCTGGCTTGCTACATCCCGCTGTTCGTGGGAATGACGCGTCTACTACGGCAACAACTGCGACTCCCATTACTACTCGCTGCACCAACATCCTGGGTTGGTCTGGAGCTGTTTCGGAGCCTATTCATGACCGGATTCGCAGTCAATTTATTGGCGCACACCGAAGCTAGGCATCCGCTGACAATTCAAATCACCGATCAAATAGGCGTGTACGGATTGAGCTGGATCATGATGGCGGTTGCCGTCGCTGCCTACCAACTGGCGGTCTACCTGTTGGACCGGCAAAGATTGAGAAAGCGGCTGGCCAACCGGGAATCCACTCTCAGCCAAGCTACAGCACAGCGTCCCTTCCCTGTGGCGGCGTTAGGGCTGGCAAGCGGCTTGGTGATGACAACTCTCGCGTATGGAGGATGGCGACTGCGGCAGGCAGATCAACTGGCTCAATCTCCGCCTCTCCTCAACGTTTTGCTAGTCCAGGAGAATACCCCGACGCAGTTCGACGCAGACCGATCGATGTACCGGCAGGCGTGGAATCGCTATTTGGAGCTAACTCGGAAACTGGCGAATGAGCACCGGTCCACCGGAGTAGAAATTGCTCTGGTGGTATGGCCAGAGTCGACTTTTACGGGCGGGGATACGCCTTGGATTTCCCCCAACCTACCCCAAGAATTACCGGAAGCGATGGCCCAGGGTGCTCCCGAGCTAGTCCTCCGACAGATCGAAGCGATCCAAGAAGCGTTTTTCACGAAGATAGGCATGGTGTTGGCTGCCGCTCGAGGACAAACCTTTCGCTTGCGTCCCGACGAGGCAACCAGGCAGCAGAGCCCGCACTTGCTAGTAGGGGGAGACGCGATCGTCATCAACGACCAGGAACAGCGAGACTACAATGCGGCTATCTTTATTGGCCCAGATGGCAGGGTGCTGGGGCACTACGCCAAAATGCAATTGGTGATGTTTGGCGAGTACATTCCTTGGGGAGCGGCCATGGAGTGGTTGCGGCAACTGTACCCCCTGCGGACGCAACCAGGTGAGGATGCCCGGTCGTTTCAAATTGGCGAAGTCCGCTTCGCTCCCAACATCTGCTTTGAGAGCACGCTCCCGCAGTTGGTGGCCTGGCAGATCGGTACCTTAAGGGCGCGGGGAGAGGCCCCTGACGTCCTGATTAATGTCACCAACGACAGCTGGTTTCGAGGATCCTCTATTTTGGACCACCACTTGGCCTGCTCTACCCTGATTGCGGTCGAGAACCACCTTCCCATGTTAGTGGCAGCCAACACGGGAATTTCGGCGCACATCGATGGGAGTGGCCGAATCCTTCAAGCGACCGATCGCTTGGTAGCCGATGGCATCCTAGCCTCCCCACGGCGCGACGGGCGCTGGGGACTGGTCCAAGCGGCCGGGCAGCTGGTGGGCTGGATCTGCCTCATTTTCGTTGGCGTGGCCCTTGTGCCCCCATGCTGGAGGGCTCTCACCCGCCGTTTTGCTTCACAGTTCCCAAATTCGCCGGTACAAATTCGCCGGTAA